A part of Limihaloglobus sulfuriphilus genomic DNA contains:
- a CDS encoding GH36-type glycosyl hydrolase domain-containing protein, producing the protein MYSSQWGSFTNDGKAYVIEDPVTPRPWENYLYSKDGKFQAVVTQRGLGTTFYDCPQVNKVSDGRNFCVCTKDGRYWSINGGAANQTPENYRCIHEPGKTSFETSFNGLNCNLEISLAPEKHAEIDRVIISNNSSDDKTFSLIGWHLVKLNGLDNRLECQYSRFNSEVNALVCQRRHYRTPRYKYAAFFTCDKKADSFCGSLQAFLGHDSDISDAESLKQCSLPQINAHGTEPISALQHDITLKPSESIELYYAFGVAQDMDEAEQKAGEFGSVSANYASQFTASRKYFKHLFNSVDIETPDSILNIMLSTWSRIQLDRQTVSARATPWFNWRNHLQDSWAFNMFDNSYSRKWITETCKRAYEDGFLPRCSARVKELTFPDQSHPDIATWAALSAERYIAESGDWGFLDEVVCYADGKAKAGIADILINGLDWLLNHRGKNGMVLMLEGDWSDPLEEVGRKGIGESPWTSMALINAINAFSDVLMRIDRQQEAQRLLKGAAELTKAVNKSAWDGDFYIRAITDDGLKVCTKDDPDGNVSLLMQSWALISGVASAQQIESIIKTVDSNNKTDIGPIIYAPPFMKPRPWVGRETAKPPGTCVNGSCYTHVAMMWAMAEVLVKRPGEAVDIMKRILPLHQEDHTPISTAVPLWMPNYFHGPASMTPGQSSDVMTSASPPWLFLVVCEHLLGIRATLEGLHIAPCMPNDWNKAGFRRMWQGSEYDFTFNRVGPGNSISIEVDGNRIEGNILKPDSSHKQHKINITLG; encoded by the coding sequence ATGTACAGTTCACAATGGGGCAGTTTTACAAATGACGGCAAAGCCTATGTAATAGAAGATCCGGTAACGCCCCGACCGTGGGAAAATTATTTATATTCAAAAGACGGCAAGTTCCAAGCCGTTGTCACCCAAAGAGGCCTGGGAACAACCTTCTATGATTGTCCCCAGGTTAACAAAGTTTCAGACGGCCGCAATTTTTGCGTCTGCACAAAAGACGGCCGCTACTGGTCCATCAACGGCGGTGCCGCAAACCAGACCCCTGAAAACTACAGATGCATACACGAGCCTGGAAAAACCTCTTTTGAGACGAGCTTTAACGGCCTTAACTGCAATCTTGAGATAAGTTTAGCACCCGAGAAACACGCGGAGATAGACAGAGTTATCATAAGTAATAATTCATCAGATGATAAAACTTTTTCACTTATTGGCTGGCATCTTGTAAAGCTCAACGGATTAGACAACAGGCTGGAATGCCAGTACAGCAGGTTTAACTCGGAAGTTAATGCGTTGGTTTGCCAGAGAAGGCACTACAGAACCCCCAGATACAAATACGCGGCGTTCTTTACCTGTGATAAAAAGGCTGACAGTTTTTGCGGCAGTTTACAGGCATTTCTCGGACATGACAGTGACATTAGCGATGCAGAAAGCCTTAAACAGTGCTCTCTGCCGCAGATAAATGCTCATGGCACAGAACCAATAAGCGCTTTACAGCATGATATAACACTTAAACCCTCGGAAAGTATTGAACTTTATTATGCCTTTGGTGTTGCTCAAGATATGGACGAGGCAGAACAAAAGGCCGGCGAGTTTGGATCTGTTTCAGCAAATTATGCATCGCAATTTACGGCATCCAGAAAATATTTCAAGCATCTATTCAACTCTGTTGACATTGAAACTCCAGATTCGATTCTAAACATTATGCTCAGTACATGGTCCCGGATACAGCTTGACAGACAAACGGTTTCGGCTCGCGCCACTCCCTGGTTTAACTGGAGAAACCATCTTCAGGACTCATGGGCTTTCAACATGTTCGATAATTCTTACTCTCGTAAATGGATTACTGAAACATGTAAACGGGCGTATGAGGACGGCTTCCTGCCCAGATGCTCAGCCAGAGTCAAAGAGCTCACATTTCCTGACCAAAGCCACCCCGATATAGCAACCTGGGCGGCTCTATCCGCCGAGAGATACATAGCAGAAAGCGGAGACTGGGGTTTCCTTGATGAAGTCGTATGCTATGCAGACGGCAAGGCAAAGGCCGGCATAGCCGATATTTTAATAAACGGCCTTGACTGGCTGCTGAACCATAGAGGCAAAAACGGAATGGTGCTGATGTTAGAAGGCGACTGGAGTGACCCCCTGGAAGAAGTCGGCAGAAAAGGCATCGGTGAATCGCCGTGGACTTCTATGGCTCTGATAAATGCAATCAACGCTTTTTCTGATGTTTTAATGAGAATAGACCGGCAGCAGGAAGCCCAAAGACTATTAAAAGGCGCTGCTGAACTTACCAAAGCGGTAAATAAATCTGCATGGGACGGTGATTTCTATATCCGGGCGATAACCGACGATGGTTTGAAAGTCTGCACCAAAGACGATCCTGACGGTAATGTAAGCCTGCTTATGCAGTCCTGGGCACTGATCAGCGGCGTGGCGTCTGCGCAACAGATTGAATCTATCATTAAAACGGTTGATTCCAACAATAAAACAGACATAGGGCCGATCATTTATGCCCCCCCCTTCATGAAGCCTCGCCCATGGGTCGGCAGAGAAACCGCAAAACCGCCTGGAACCTGTGTGAACGGATCCTGCTACACCCATGTCGCTATGATGTGGGCAATGGCGGAAGTTCTTGTCAAACGCCCCGGCGAGGCAGTGGATATCATGAAGAGAATACTGCCTCTGCACCAGGAAGACCATACACCCATATCAACGGCAGTGCCTTTGTGGATGCCCAACTATTTTCACGGTCCCGCTTCTATGACACCGGGCCAGAGCAGTGATGTAATGACAAGCGCTTCACCGCCGTGGCTGTTTCTGGTAGTCTGTGAGCACCTGCTTGGGATCAGGGCAACACTTGAGGGCCTTCATATAGCTCCTTGTATGCCAAATGACTGGAACAAGGCCGGATTCAGGCGGATGTGGCAAGGCTCAGAATATGATTTTACATTTAATCGTGTGGGCCCGGGCAACAGCATCAGCATTGAAGTTGACGGAAATAGAATCGAAGGAAACATACTGAAACCCGATTCTTCGCATAAGCAGCACAAAATAAACATAACGCTCGGTTAA
- a CDS encoding glycoside hydrolase family 26 protein, whose product MSIKINTVLMTVGILAVAAQGYIIENFETYADTAELSANPQIYLPGHGTSGSGVAYNLPTAELVTNDSFEGSKSIKFSRTGYPAYANFGFNFKSLDSGSLDLAAYNKLRVWFKGDASNPVGDLILTVKNRFTSEISKTIIADGTTITEWTLIEVDIDERWSDVGFIVFTARKSDHGTVNMLIDGLEALVSETKVEPTAFQKQFMTYGNLSVGKFYKFSHDPLSGFSDEWPNKWTDGSKLTNETFNETTFSQKEWLGWQADSTPVEIVLDLGKSYNIDTVKLHCCSYTNTGIYYPSTVNIHTKTQHDQQWQHFVQITGGGDTETFSDKWLRLESSFTPARYIQISAAGPGGTLMIDEIEIYGEIVNEWKHVPDYGMYHGAFAVEEHGWWNLSYYEEQANKKTSMVLWYHQLNPNENNSSFSEGLSFLWRNPKYLSKNTVGERYLTIGWLPRWSTAQDIAQGIDGYDEHFEQWFSESIDYSMRYGNSDPIWLRPMNEMNGGWTFPTEDPENSSCWGGDPLNYRRAWRRLYNIAEQVGAADKHVFLWSPNGYTWAGEDHRPDKYYPGDQYVDWVGISMYSQGDEPYPNNTLTGTAGPGSFDFYGTWPHKPMMISEGAWKPGKEGDAERWINEWFDMPHNFPRIKAAVWFNGTDIKISEALSPNLVDLFRQRLSEPSFLSSPSAGRLDFNFDGNISLEDLAICSSNWKRLWKEDFRNNLINTASGALISDLYWSNTAQCDASEAWVIDNEIFERPSVKISQLPAGQTADMFTRLPSSEHYQVSGKIVNLDEFAAPYSSSFMRICFESFLVNEDNSVSQPGWTIEIYRNAFGETMWADGFRIRDREGTSLASNYLGKLERPYAVPFIFQRSDDNVYISIGDGAQKIEQHIVSELDPSNSALRFYHQSMGPQASDSWVITDLKVFSNFEIDDIDGNRHFDESDLMFFSEKWLQNE is encoded by the coding sequence ATGTCAATAAAAATAAATACAGTTCTGATGACTGTAGGGATTTTGGCTGTTGCCGCCCAAGGCTACATTATCGAAAACTTTGAAACCTACGCAGATACCGCGGAACTGTCAGCTAACCCGCAGATTTATCTGCCGGGCCATGGAACCAGCGGCAGCGGTGTTGCATACAACCTGCCAACAGCCGAGTTGGTAACTAATGACAGCTTTGAAGGCTCTAAATCTATAAAATTTTCCAGAACCGGCTATCCGGCTTATGCGAATTTTGGGTTTAATTTTAAATCACTTGACAGCGGCAGCCTGGATCTGGCGGCATATAATAAATTGCGTGTCTGGTTTAAAGGCGATGCTTCAAATCCCGTCGGCGACCTGATCTTGACAGTAAAAAACAGGTTTACAAGCGAGATATCAAAAACTATCATCGCAGACGGCACTACTATTACAGAATGGACGCTCATTGAGGTAGATATAGATGAGCGATGGTCGGATGTAGGGTTTATTGTTTTTACTGCAAGAAAGAGTGACCACGGAACAGTCAATATGCTTATCGATGGGCTGGAGGCCCTCGTCTCGGAAACCAAAGTTGAGCCGACAGCTTTCCAGAAGCAGTTTATGACTTACGGAAACTTAAGTGTAGGCAAGTTTTATAAATTCAGCCATGATCCTTTGAGCGGTTTCTCTGATGAATGGCCCAATAAATGGACTGATGGATCAAAACTGACAAATGAAACTTTCAACGAGACTACTTTTTCACAGAAAGAATGGTTGGGCTGGCAAGCAGACTCAACCCCTGTCGAGATAGTTCTCGATTTGGGTAAAAGCTACAATATAGATACAGTTAAACTGCATTGCTGCAGCTACACTAACACGGGAATTTACTACCCCTCTACTGTGAACATCCATACAAAAACGCAGCACGACCAGCAATGGCAGCATTTTGTCCAGATAACCGGCGGCGGCGACACCGAAACCTTTTCAGATAAGTGGCTTAGGTTGGAATCCAGTTTTACCCCGGCCAGGTATATTCAGATTTCGGCGGCAGGGCCTGGAGGCACGCTGATGATCGATGAGATTGAAATATACGGAGAAATCGTCAACGAATGGAAACATGTGCCGGATTACGGCATGTATCACGGAGCTTTCGCTGTTGAAGAACATGGCTGGTGGAATTTGTCTTACTATGAGGAGCAGGCAAATAAAAAAACATCTATGGTTCTGTGGTATCACCAATTAAATCCTAACGAAAATAACAGCTCATTCTCAGAAGGATTGTCTTTTTTATGGCGTAACCCTAAATATCTGAGCAAAAACACAGTTGGAGAGAGATATCTCACCATCGGCTGGCTGCCGCGGTGGAGCACAGCACAAGACATAGCACAGGGCATTGATGGCTATGATGAACATTTTGAACAGTGGTTCTCAGAGAGCATTGATTATTCTATGAGATACGGCAATTCAGACCCAATCTGGCTGCGGCCGATGAACGAAATGAACGGAGGATGGACTTTCCCCACAGAAGACCCCGAGAATTCCAGCTGCTGGGGAGGCGACCCTCTAAATTACAGGAGAGCATGGAGAAGACTCTACAATATCGCCGAACAGGTTGGGGCGGCTGATAAGCATGTCTTTTTATGGTCGCCTAACGGTTACACCTGGGCTGGAGAAGATCATCGCCCTGATAAATATTACCCGGGAGATCAATATGTTGACTGGGTTGGCATCAGCATGTACTCCCAGGGCGACGAGCCGTATCCCAATAACACACTGACCGGCACCGCCGGCCCCGGATCGTTTGACTTCTACGGCACATGGCCGCACAAACCCATGATGATCTCAGAAGGCGCGTGGAAACCTGGCAAAGAAGGCGACGCAGAGCGGTGGATCAATGAATGGTTCGATATGCCGCACAATTTTCCCAGAATAAAAGCTGCCGTCTGGTTTAACGGCACAGATATTAAAATAAGTGAAGCACTGTCTCCAAATCTGGTTGACCTGTTCAGACAAAGGCTAAGCGAGCCGTCGTTTCTGTCTTCTCCTTCAGCCGGAAGGTTAGATTTCAACTTTGACGGAAACATAAGTCTTGAAGATTTAGCCATTTGCTCCTCTAACTGGAAGCGTCTCTGGAAAGAAGATTTCCGAAACAACCTGATAAATACGGCCTCCGGTGCTTTGATTTCCGACCTGTACTGGAGCAATACCGCCCAATGCGATGCGAGTGAGGCATGGGTGATTGACAACGAAATCTTTGAACGCCCTTCTGTTAAAATAAGTCAGCTGCCTGCCGGCCAGACCGCCGACATGTTTACAAGGCTTCCATCCTCAGAACATTATCAGGTCAGCGGCAAAATAGTGAATCTTGATGAATTTGCAGCTCCCTACAGCAGCAGTTTTATGCGAATCTGCTTTGAATCGTTTCTGGTAAATGAAGATAACTCTGTCAGCCAGCCGGGCTGGACCATCGAAATTTACAGAAACGCCTTTGGAGAGACAATGTGGGCCGACGGTTTCAGAATTAGAGACCGTGAAGGCACAAGCCTTGCCAGCAACTATCTGGGTAAACTGGAACGTCCTTATGCGGTTCCGTTTATTTTTCAGCGCTCGGATGACAACGTGTACATATCTATAGGTGACGGTGCTCAAAAAATAGAGCAGCATATAGTTAGCGAACTCGACCCAAGCAACTCCGCTCTAAGGTTTTATCATCAGTCAATGGGACCGCAGGCATCTGACTCCTGGGTTATAACCGACTTAAAAGTTTTCTCTAACTTTGAAATAGATGATATTGACGGCAACAGGCACTTTGACGAATCAGATTTAATGTTTTTCTCTGAAAAATGGCTGCAGAACGAGTAA
- a CDS encoding sodium:solute symporter family transporter produces MTETIGQQPISFWIVMLSYGILLGAISIYFAKYIKNTEDFFRASQNTPWWIGGLSFFMTAFSASVFVGGASFAYQYGALSLSQVALMLPTFILGYFVFSRRWHRTGLETAIEFIEHRYNGKTAHFFIWTGLPVRILDNANRLYVTAVLIEVLFGIDLWTAILLTALTAVIYTVAGGFLAVVVTDSIQALVMAIIVIIIAVTSYLRVGGFSGLIEKLPEGYWSLNPPDTDYSIAMIASLALVAYCTWNGYWSLVQRYLTVETESDAKKVCLTGGFSYFLLFPLFMLPPIFAVVLVPGLESAQEAETSYLRIAELILPSGLLGVMCFALIGATITALNSDLNVMSQIIINDAFKKVLRLTSEKKRLLISRITVVVITILCMLIAGSIRSLGGSFRYLVTLMGLTSMPTFIPLLMGLFYKRTPPWGAITAFCAGITIGLVMTFGFGVTLTWVIVANFLTTLGVMLVTGWRWPVTGEKSRQVDALFKKLSTPGAGNVTDTGGTKVVNGRILTLVAFVMFVMGTILLFTGTQLSNADIKIVISSVSIFYFAGFMLTAIKYILKKKAAVIVKD; encoded by the coding sequence ATGACGGAAACGATCGGACAGCAACCCATATCTTTTTGGATAGTAATGCTTTCCTACGGCATCTTACTTGGTGCAATAAGTATTTATTTCGCAAAATATATAAAAAACACCGAAGATTTTTTCAGGGCTTCCCAGAATACTCCCTGGTGGATCGGCGGCCTGAGCTTTTTTATGACTGCATTTTCTGCATCCGTATTTGTCGGCGGAGCTTCGTTTGCCTATCAATACGGTGCGTTAAGCCTCTCTCAGGTTGCACTTATGCTCCCCACATTTATCCTCGGGTATTTTGTCTTTTCACGCCGTTGGCACCGAACCGGACTCGAAACCGCTATCGAATTTATTGAACACCGCTACAACGGCAAAACAGCTCATTTTTTCATTTGGACCGGGCTGCCTGTGAGAATATTAGACAATGCCAACCGACTTTATGTTACAGCGGTTCTGATTGAAGTTCTCTTCGGGATTGATTTGTGGACGGCTATCCTTTTAACTGCATTGACAGCAGTTATCTACACCGTTGCAGGCGGCTTTCTCGCCGTTGTGGTAACAGATTCGATTCAAGCTCTGGTTATGGCTATCATAGTAATAATAATCGCTGTTACTTCATACCTGCGGGTTGGCGGTTTTTCAGGCCTGATTGAGAAACTGCCGGAGGGGTATTGGTCTTTAAATCCACCGGATACTGATTACAGCATAGCCATGATTGCCAGTCTTGCGCTGGTGGCATACTGCACATGGAACGGATACTGGTCGCTTGTTCAGCGTTATCTGACAGTTGAGACTGAATCAGATGCCAAAAAAGTATGCTTAACGGGCGGTTTTTCGTACTTCCTGTTATTCCCGCTGTTTATGCTGCCGCCAATATTTGCTGTTGTACTGGTTCCAGGATTAGAATCCGCACAGGAAGCCGAGACATCATATCTGCGTATAGCAGAACTGATACTGCCTTCGGGACTTTTAGGTGTTATGTGCTTTGCCCTGATCGGCGCCACAATTACAGCTTTAAACTCCGACCTGAATGTAATGTCACAGATAATAATCAACGATGCATTTAAAAAGGTTCTGCGGCTAACCTCCGAAAAAAAACGTTTATTGATAAGCAGGATAACTGTAGTTGTAATAACGATACTCTGTATGCTTATTGCGGGCTCAATAAGGTCTCTTGGCGGCTCCTTCCGTTATCTGGTAACTCTTATGGGCTTAACCAGTATGCCGACATTCATACCGCTGCTGATGGGGCTCTTTTATAAAAGGACACCTCCATGGGGAGCCATTACGGCATTTTGTGCAGGTATAACCATAGGGCTGGTAATGACATTTGGGTTTGGAGTTACTCTGACCTGGGTTATTGTAGCCAACTTCTTAACAACCTTAGGCGTAATGCTTGTTACCGGCTGGCGATGGCCTGTTACGGGCGAAAAATCCAGGCAGGTTGATGCCCTGTTCAAGAAACTCAGCACTCCCGGAGCCGGCAATGTCACTGATACCGGCGGCACTAAAGTTGTCAATGGAAGGATACTAACCCTTGTCGCTTTTGTCATGTTTGTGATGGGCACGATTCTGCTCTTTACCGGTACTCAACTAAGCAACGCTGACATAAAAATTGTTATTTCATCCGTCTCAATCTTTTATTTTGCAGGATTCATGCTTACTGCAATTAAATACATCTTAAAGAAGAAAGCCGCTGTCATAGTAAAAGACTGA
- a CDS encoding transposase has product MANIPQPSLFCYQNVENLGDLERLDLLLKTLDDEQLMQTLEKRRGNGRDDYPIRASWNSMLAGIVFGHNTIEALRRELSRNGQLRDICGFDPLKEHPVPSSNAYTNLLKSLMEYPAEVAGIFQNLLECLARELPGFGQRIAIDSKVIQSAANSGSENKPDGRRDTDGGWATKTYTDKNGKIIKKTTIFGYKVHLAVDANYELPIARIVTPGNDNDMLEAYNLVDACPSKALEKCEYLSADKGYDCGDFKLWLWKEHDIRAVVDTRNMTQLEHSPVEGLDRIYYNQQGEVFCKCCKGGELNKMCNRGFEKDRDSIKFGCPAHHQGLTCPASGSCPIGKSIRIGLEKDPRIFMALPRDSYKWKDEYKKRTSVERVNSRLDVSFGFETHYIRGLKKMQMRVDLALITMLGTALGYVKTKQPHYIRSLVKSESIKISAA; this is encoded by the coding sequence ATGGCTAATATACCACAACCCAGCTTGTTTTGCTACCAAAATGTTGAAAATCTCGGAGATTTAGAGCGGCTCGACCTGTTACTCAAGACGCTCGACGATGAACAACTAATGCAAACACTCGAAAAACGCCGCGGCAATGGACGTGATGACTACCCGATACGGGCCAGTTGGAACTCAATGCTTGCCGGCATCGTATTTGGGCACAACACCATCGAAGCTCTTCGCCGGGAGCTTTCTCGCAACGGTCAGCTCAGGGATATCTGCGGTTTTGATCCTCTCAAAGAGCACCCGGTACCATCATCAAACGCCTATACCAACCTGCTCAAGTCGCTTATGGAGTATCCGGCAGAAGTAGCCGGTATTTTCCAGAATCTTCTGGAGTGTCTTGCCCGGGAACTGCCCGGCTTTGGTCAGCGTATAGCGATTGACAGCAAAGTCATCCAGAGTGCGGCAAACTCCGGTTCAGAAAATAAGCCTGACGGCAGAAGGGATACTGACGGCGGCTGGGCAACAAAAACTTACACAGATAAAAACGGTAAGATTATCAAAAAAACAACGATATTTGGTTACAAGGTTCATCTGGCAGTGGATGCCAATTATGAACTGCCGATAGCACGTATCGTAACGCCGGGTAATGACAATGATATGTTAGAGGCGTACAATCTGGTTGACGCCTGTCCCTCAAAGGCTCTTGAGAAGTGCGAATATCTCTCGGCAGACAAAGGCTATGATTGCGGCGATTTCAAGCTATGGTTATGGAAGGAGCACGATATACGTGCTGTTGTTGATACTCGCAATATGACGCAGTTGGAACATAGCCCGGTTGAAGGCCTTGACAGGATATATTACAACCAGCAGGGTGAGGTGTTCTGCAAGTGCTGCAAGGGGGGAGAACTCAACAAGATGTGCAACAGGGGTTTTGAGAAGGATAGAGACAGTATCAAGTTCGGTTGCCCGGCACACCATCAAGGGCTGACATGCCCCGCATCAGGGAGTTGTCCAATTGGCAAGAGTATCAGGATCGGGTTGGAAAAAGACCCGCGTATCTTTATGGCTTTGCCGCGGGACAGCTATAAATGGAAAGACGAATACAAAAAACGGACTTCTGTCGAGAGGGTCAACAGTCGGCTCGATGTCTCCTTTGGTTTTGAAACTCACTATATTCGAGGCCTTAAAAAAATGCAGATGCGAGTAGACCTGGCACTGATCACGATGTTAGGCACGGCATTGGGGTACGTGAAAACCAAGCAGCCGCACTACATACGCTCACTGGTTAAATCAGAGTCGATCAAAATATCAGCCGCATAA
- a CDS encoding uroporphyrinogen decarboxylase family protein — translation MNGKKRVSDVLSLREPDRTPVCLSPWKSTIKKWTSEGFLQPGEDIVKHFDLDIRFHDFINTKGNLEAGEKILEQTCDTQVILNENGATIKRFTDREAGEQYIDYAVKTRKDWENLIKPYLLNIDQRRIPFEAYESKFKTSLEDHVFLFWRGPAPFELMRSLCGHETLLMAMAMDPDWVKDMVITYAEFTVKHLEILFAESGLPDGIFFFEDMGLKEKPFFSPEMYDKIMKPGHKILFDFAHTASVSKKVTVHSCGYVEPLLPGLIEAGMDCLQGLEVKAGMNLNKIFKQYGDKIALFGGLDARILMSNDFDKIKAAAIEHIFPVLKQKGAYILHSDHSEPPQVEYQTAVYIVNDLRKACSQQLDNNLKEER, via the coding sequence ATGAACGGCAAAAAAAGAGTATCAGATGTCCTGTCGCTGAGAGAGCCGGATAGAACCCCCGTCTGTCTCTCGCCATGGAAATCGACTATAAAAAAGTGGACCAGCGAAGGTTTCTTGCAGCCCGGCGAAGACATCGTAAAGCACTTCGATTTAGATATTAGATTCCATGATTTTATCAACACTAAAGGCAATCTTGAAGCCGGGGAAAAGATATTAGAGCAAACCTGCGATACACAGGTGATTCTGAACGAAAATGGCGCAACAATCAAAAGGTTTACTGACCGCGAGGCTGGAGAACAGTATATCGATTATGCGGTAAAAACCAGAAAAGACTGGGAAAACCTGATTAAACCTTACCTGCTGAATATTGATCAAAGACGAATTCCATTTGAAGCGTATGAATCAAAATTTAAAACCAGTCTGGAAGATCACGTTTTTCTCTTTTGGCGCGGACCTGCACCTTTTGAGCTGATGCGAAGCCTTTGCGGACACGAGACACTGCTAATGGCCATGGCTATGGATCCCGACTGGGTAAAGGATATGGTTATTACTTACGCAGAGTTCACAGTGAAGCATTTAGAGATTCTTTTTGCTGAGTCAGGCCTTCCGGACGGTATATTTTTCTTTGAAGATATGGGTCTTAAGGAAAAACCCTTCTTTTCTCCTGAGATGTACGATAAAATAATGAAACCGGGCCATAAGATACTTTTCGATTTTGCCCATACGGCATCCGTATCAAAGAAAGTTACAGTGCATTCCTGCGGATACGTTGAACCGCTCTTACCGGGTCTCATTGAAGCCGGCATGGACTGTCTCCAGGGCTTAGAGGTTAAGGCGGGAATGAACCTTAACAAGATTTTTAAACAATACGGAGACAAAATCGCATTGTTTGGGGGACTTGACGCAAGAATTTTAATGAGCAATGATTTTGATAAAATTAAGGCAGCTGCCATTGAGCACATTTTTCCTGTTTTAAAACAGAAAGGTGCGTACATACTCCATTCTGATCATTCTGAGCCCCCGCAGGTCGAGTATCAGACAGCCGTATATATAGTAAATGACTTACGGAAAGCATGTTCTCAACAGTTAGATAATAATCTGAAAGAAGAAAGGTAA
- a CDS encoding sulfatase, with the protein MSGQIKQKPNIIFIMSDDHASHAMSCYGSFINKTPQLDRIANEGMRFDNCFCTNSICTPSRAAILSGTYNHVNGVTTLATHMDNRLETFPKILKRNGYQTAVFGKWHLGKGPEHSPSGFDDWAVLNGQGNYHNPEFFFKGPEGGTAKTVKGYATDIITDMSIDWLEKRDENQPFCLLCHHKAPHRPWYPDEKHAGMYLNEDIPEPETLYDDYSNRAKAAEAALMRVGVNMIERDLKSEMPKGLTENELRSWAYQRYIKDYLRVIASIDDNVGRLLDYLDNKGLTENTMIIYTSDQGFFLGDHGWYDKRFMYEQSLRMPFIVRYPELIKAGTVNEDIVTNIDFAPTFLDLAGLESPKEFQGFSIKPLLEGATPENWQKAMYYRYWMNRAHHNVAAHYGIRTKKHKLIYYYSDGLDQPGTADELCCNMPENFIDVNSLEPEWELFDLEKDPMEMHNVYNDPTYKQVVDELKDQLAELQKKIGDKPYEDSQSVTKR; encoded by the coding sequence ATGTCAGGTCAAATAAAGCAGAAACCTAATATAATATTCATCATGAGCGATGACCACGCTTCTCATGCAATGAGCTGTTACGGCAGTTTTATCAACAAAACGCCGCAGCTTGACCGTATAGCCAATGAGGGTATGCGTTTTGACAACTGTTTCTGCACAAATTCCATATGCACCCCCAGCCGGGCCGCAATACTCTCCGGCACTTACAACCATGTCAACGGCGTAACTACACTTGCCACCCACATGGATAACCGTCTTGAAACATTTCCTAAAATACTTAAACGAAACGGGTACCAGACCGCTGTATTCGGGAAATGGCACCTGGGCAAAGGCCCTGAACACAGCCCTTCCGGTTTTGATGACTGGGCAGTTCTTAACGGTCAGGGCAATTACCACAACCCTGAATTCTTTTTTAAAGGGCCTGAGGGCGGCACGGCCAAAACGGTTAAAGGCTACGCAACCGATATAATCACTGACATGTCTATAGACTGGCTGGAAAAAAGAGACGAAAATCAGCCTTTCTGCCTTTTGTGCCATCATAAAGCACCTCATCGGCCGTGGTATCCGGACGAGAAACACGCCGGCATGTATTTAAACGAGGATATTCCCGAACCTGAAACACTTTACGATGACTATTCGAACCGAGCCAAAGCCGCTGAAGCCGCCCTCATGAGGGTAGGCGTAAACATGATTGAACGGGATTTAAAATCAGAAATGCCTAAAGGGCTAACTGAAAATGAATTACGGAGCTGGGCTTATCAAAGGTACATTAAGGATTATCTGCGTGTTATTGCAAGCATTGATGACAATGTCGGCAGGTTACTGGACTATCTCGATAATAAAGGCCTGACCGAAAACACCATGATTATTTACACATCTGATCAGGGATTCTTTCTTGGCGACCACGGTTGGTATGACAAGAGATTTATGTATGAGCAGTCGCTAAGGATGCCCTTTATAGTCAGGTACCCTGAGCTGATTAAAGCCGGCACGGTAAACGAAGATATTGTTACAAACATTGATTTCGCCCCAACCTTTCTTGATCTGGCCGGGCTGGAAAGCCCAAAAGAATTCCAGGGCTTCAGCATAAAGCCGCTTTTAGAGGGCGCCACGCCAGAGAACTGGCAGAAAGCAATGTATTACAGGTACTGGATGAACCGTGCTCATCATAATGTCGCAGCTCATTACGGAATAAGGACAAAAAAACACAAATTGATCTACTACTATTCAGATGGCCTGGACCAACCGGGAACCGCGGACGAACTATGTTGCAACATGCCGGAAAATTTTATAGACGTCAACAGCCTTGAACCTGAATGGGAACTCTTTGACCTTGAAAAGGACCCCATGGAAATGCACAACGTCTATAATGACCCCACATACAAGCAAGTAGTTGATGAACTGAAGGACCAGCTTGCAGAGCTGCAGAAAAAAATTGGAGACAAACCATACGAAGACAGTCAGTCTGTAACAAAACGATAA